A region from the Dehalococcoides mccartyi CG5 genome encodes:
- a CDS encoding fibronectin type III domain-containing protein yields MFKTKISKVLGVVLTAAMVLSMFAVATPVAAANQAWSKIALPGSGATGGYVVSDTDMRFYDIGILEWNADKTAVYATAVYDDGDDTLVRVFKSTDAGRTWKMVFSNWDGSNPVLDGDYIFDVCASSVNANEVYFTDGSEIYTTKDGGVTWNKLSNLVTYATSNFVTAIPDGDIVTLDVGYAGANKYVFAGTATFGGVGINGVYMCQETAFGMPWTDLDVIGQRDDAWDSCNVWDVVVDPTDFATKQGIIAVAEDTTDGSEATYITAKYFGNQWNQPATCKDAEVMQGNDISISGVYHAELWLPSDFSSSLTSGKFQAWLALATMYDQGDVYLWYGNSTKTIDLNVSGLDTETEVSDIDGAGGVGTAKLIIGGYTNTSDWKPKTWYSADGLTFTKTSKAPTGSHSWFDEDVTVLALADFATSGKALAGTGGWDCGVSYTADFGKTWNTISMMRQAINEVANIAGNLFVVTYDYVEQSVWRLSGGVYERVFSTSMVGEDGDIDVAVSPAGDAVFVASLGGTMIWRSLDNGQTFTAQVSNITTVDGAALISSWFVSNANTILVGGANVVYQTSTNGVLWFGRPCAVGIVTSFAVSTDGSVLVATGSLGKVSKSIDGGVTWSTPSAAAPTVSATSLVTFQNGSNSVVYLTGSDGGAFKYDFAATTPAWKELGTATPVTDFDWAATSAVVNGVGIFSGIASGGSVLYVLDANAVADGLSRFTMVGTTSYAGSVATPGTAVGTKLIGIAAPGANMLYGIFGAELYVYTDKMAVPVANVQITKITTTSLTVTWDALNVDNSNIEVMYYVYITDAATGAKVAYMTTSAFTSDGTTVGTSFKINDLDVDTVYQVSVWAVDPVMSFVGTASVSTQPDRPDYTVNLMPTNGAINIPIKPVFAWDSVATAVSYDLILSTDPTFADATKVLATKSLTTNYWAYDGTLTNSTSYYWRVRINTANSTSEWFPAVFTTVKADAAPVEVNNPPAITLTVPQAETPVYIWLIVAVGAILTLAVIVLIVRTRRVV; encoded by the coding sequence ATGTTTAAGACAAAAATAAGTAAAGTACTGGGCGTAGTCCTGACTGCTGCCATGGTTCTGTCCATGTTCGCTGTCGCTACCCCCGTAGCTGCTGCCAACCAGGCTTGGAGCAAGATCGCCCTGCCCGGTTCCGGCGCCACCGGCGGCTATGTTGTCAGTGACACTGACATGCGTTTCTATGACATCGGTATTCTGGAATGGAATGCTGACAAAACCGCTGTTTATGCGACCGCTGTTTATGATGATGGAGACGACACTCTCGTACGCGTCTTCAAGTCAACCGATGCCGGCCGCACCTGGAAGATGGTTTTCAGCAACTGGGACGGTTCTAACCCCGTTCTTGATGGTGACTATATCTTTGATGTCTGTGCTTCCAGCGTAAACGCCAATGAAGTTTACTTCACTGACGGTTCTGAAATTTATACCACCAAGGACGGTGGTGTAACCTGGAACAAGCTGTCAAATCTTGTCACTTATGCAACTTCCAATTTTGTGACCGCCATTCCTGATGGTGATATTGTAACTTTGGATGTCGGTTATGCCGGCGCTAACAAATACGTCTTTGCTGGCACCGCCACCTTTGGCGGCGTTGGTATTAACGGCGTATATATGTGCCAGGAAACCGCCTTTGGTATGCCCTGGACTGACCTTGATGTCATTGGTCAGCGTGATGATGCTTGGGATAGTTGTAATGTCTGGGACGTAGTTGTAGACCCCACTGACTTTGCCACCAAGCAGGGTATTATTGCTGTAGCCGAAGACACTACAGATGGTTCTGAAGCTACCTATATTACCGCCAAATACTTTGGCAATCAGTGGAACCAGCCTGCTACCTGCAAAGATGCAGAAGTAATGCAGGGCAACGATATTTCCATCTCTGGTGTTTACCATGCCGAACTCTGGCTGCCCTCTGATTTCAGCTCCAGCCTGACCTCCGGCAAATTCCAGGCCTGGCTGGCCTTGGCCACTATGTATGATCAGGGTGATGTCTACCTGTGGTATGGTAACAGCACCAAGACCATTGACCTTAACGTCAGCGGCCTTGACACCGAAACCGAAGTCTCTGATATTGACGGCGCCGGCGGCGTCGGCACTGCCAAGCTGATTATCGGTGGTTACACCAATACCTCAGATTGGAAACCCAAAACTTGGTATTCTGCCGACGGCCTTACCTTCACCAAGACCAGCAAAGCCCCTACCGGTTCTCATAGCTGGTTTGATGAGGATGTAACCGTTTTGGCTTTGGCTGACTTCGCCACCTCCGGTAAAGCCCTTGCTGGTACCGGCGGTTGGGACTGCGGTGTTTCTTACACTGCTGACTTTGGCAAAACATGGAATACCATTTCTATGATGCGCCAGGCTATCAACGAAGTTGCAAACATTGCCGGCAACCTGTTTGTAGTCACCTATGACTATGTTGAACAGAGTGTCTGGCGTCTGTCCGGTGGTGTTTACGAACGTGTCTTCTCAACCTCCATGGTTGGCGAAGATGGCGACATTGATGTTGCTGTTTCACCCGCTGGTGATGCAGTATTTGTAGCTTCCCTCGGCGGTACTATGATCTGGCGCTCACTGGATAACGGCCAGACCTTCACCGCTCAGGTAAGCAACATTACCACTGTTGACGGTGCTGCTCTTATTTCTTCTTGGTTTGTTTCCAATGCCAACACCATCTTGGTTGGTGGTGCTAATGTAGTTTACCAGACCAGCACCAATGGCGTTCTCTGGTTTGGCCGCCCCTGTGCTGTTGGTATTGTTACCTCCTTTGCTGTTTCAACTGATGGTTCTGTATTAGTAGCCACCGGTTCTCTCGGCAAGGTTTCCAAATCCATTGATGGCGGCGTTACCTGGAGCACTCCTTCTGCCGCTGCTCCTACCGTTTCTGCAACATCTCTGGTAACTTTCCAGAATGGCAGCAACAGCGTTGTCTACCTGACCGGTAGCGACGGTGGCGCATTCAAGTATGACTTTGCCGCTACCACTCCCGCTTGGAAAGAACTGGGCACTGCTACTCCCGTTACCGACTTTGACTGGGCTGCTACCTCCGCTGTTGTTAACGGCGTAGGTATCTTCTCCGGCATTGCTTCTGGTGGTAGCGTACTCTATGTTCTGGACGCTAATGCCGTTGCCGATGGTCTTTCTCGCTTTACCATGGTTGGCACTACCAGCTATGCTGGTTCTGTCGCTACCCCTGGTACTGCAGTAGGCACTAAACTGATTGGTATTGCCGCCCCCGGTGCTAACATGCTTTACGGTATCTTTGGTGCCGAACTGTATGTTTACACTGACAAGATGGCAGTACCTGTTGCCAATGTTCAGATAACCAAGATCACCACCACATCCTTGACTGTAACTTGGGATGCCTTGAATGTTGACAATAGCAACATTGAAGTAATGTACTATGTATACATCACAGATGCTGCTACCGGTGCTAAAGTTGCTTATATGACCACATCTGCCTTTACTTCCGATGGTACCACTGTCGGAACCAGCTTTAAGATTAATGATCTTGATGTTGATACTGTGTATCAGGTAAGCGTCTGGGCTGTTGATCCGGTCATGAGCTTCGTGGGTACTGCTTCAGTCTCCACCCAGCCTGATCGTCCCGACTACACTGTTAACCTGATGCCTACCAATGGCGCTATCAATATCCCCATTAAACCCGTGTTTGCATGGGATTCAGTTGCTACTGCTGTCAGCTATGACCTGATACTCAGCACCGATCCTACCTTCGCTGATGCTACCAAGGTTTTGGCTACCAAGAGCCTGACCACCAATTACTGGGCCTATGACGGCACTTTGACCAACTCAACCAGCTATTACTGGAGAGTTCGCATCAATACTGCCAACAGCACCAGTGAATGGTTCCCGGCCGTCTTTACCAC
- the rho gene encoding transcription termination factor Rho, translating into MEIGQFELSELEKKTREELLDIAKEMGINGVTALKKQDLVMRLIQVYTESQGNVFCSGILEIMPDGYGFLRQASLLPSSSDIYVSQSQIRRFGLRTGDMVIGQGRPAKPGEKYYSLLRVEAINDLNPEMAKRRPNFGALVPTFPDRLINLETTPTELATRLINLIAPIGRGQRGLIVSPPKAGKTTILKNIANATATNYNDIHIMVVLIGERPEEVTDMRRHVRGEVMAATFDEPVENQTRVAELALERAKRMVESGKDVFILLDGITRLTRAYNLAMPSSGRTLSGGIDPVALHPAKKFFGAARNTEEGGSLTIIATCLVETGSRMDDLIYEEFKGTGNMELHLERRLAERRVFPALDIPRSSTRREELLLGDNYKQVQLLRRMVAIIADDANHYTEVNERLLDRLRRSKNNAEFLANLQKEM; encoded by the coding sequence ATGGAAATCGGACAATTTGAACTGAGTGAACTTGAAAAGAAGACTCGCGAAGAGCTTCTGGATATTGCCAAAGAAATGGGTATAAACGGGGTAACTGCCCTTAAAAAGCAGGACTTGGTGATGCGCCTTATTCAGGTTTATACCGAATCCCAAGGGAATGTATTTTGTTCGGGTATTCTGGAAATAATGCCGGACGGATACGGATTCCTTAGACAGGCATCTCTCCTGCCCAGCTCATCAGACATATATGTGTCTCAGTCCCAGATACGCCGTTTCGGACTTCGCACCGGTGATATGGTAATAGGCCAAGGGAGGCCGGCCAAGCCGGGTGAGAAATATTACAGTCTTCTGCGGGTGGAAGCTATCAATGACCTTAACCCCGAAATGGCCAAACGCCGCCCGAATTTCGGTGCTCTGGTTCCCACCTTTCCTGACCGCCTGATAAATTTGGAAACCACCCCCACCGAACTGGCCACCCGCCTCATAAACCTGATAGCCCCCATAGGCAGGGGACAGCGCGGTCTTATTGTTTCCCCGCCCAAGGCCGGCAAGACCACCATTTTGAAAAACATAGCTAATGCCACCGCTACCAATTATAACGATATACACATAATGGTAGTCCTTATAGGTGAACGCCCTGAAGAAGTAACCGATATGCGCCGCCACGTGCGGGGCGAGGTAATGGCCGCCACCTTTGACGAACCGGTAGAAAACCAGACCCGGGTAGCCGAACTGGCACTGGAACGGGCCAAGCGCATGGTAGAGAGCGGCAAAGACGTCTTTATCCTGCTGGACGGCATTACCCGCCTTACCCGTGCCTACAACTTGGCCATGCCCTCATCAGGCCGCACCCTTTCCGGCGGTATTGACCCGGTAGCCCTCCACCCCGCCAAGAAATTCTTCGGGGCTGCCCGCAATACCGAAGAAGGCGGCTCTCTTACCATCATTGCCACCTGTCTGGTGGAAACCGGCAGCCGCATGGATGACCTTATTTATGAAGAGTTCAAAGGCACCGGCAATATGGAACTTCATCTGGAACGCCGTTTGGCCGAACGCCGTGTATTCCCGGCTTTGGATATACCCCGCTCAAGCACCCGCCGTGAAGAGCTTCTGCTGGGTGACAACTACAAGCAGGTACAGCTCCTGCGGAGAATGGTAGCTATTATCGCTGATGACGCCAACCACTATACAGAGGTTAACGAGCGCCTGCTGGACCGCCTGCGCCGCTCCAAGAACAATGCTGAATTTTTGGCTAACCTCCAGAAGGAAATGTAA
- the fsa gene encoding fructose-6-phosphate aldolase — MRIFLDTANIEEIKKGLKLGVVSGVTTNPTLVAKEGISDYKSVVQQICALLPEGDVSAEITAEDPAEMLKQAREIAKWAPNVVVKIPATTEGLEIISKLSKEGVRFNMTLCFSVNQALLGALAGAAFVSPFVGRLDDAGHDGMMLINDIVNIYKEYGFETRVIAASIRHPLHCTQAAQTGASIATVPYKVLMQMMNHPLTDSGVARFMADWKRVQK; from the coding sequence ATGCGCATTTTTCTGGATACCGCCAATATTGAAGAAATTAAAAAAGGCCTGAAACTCGGGGTGGTGAGTGGTGTAACTACCAATCCCACACTGGTTGCCAAAGAAGGCATAAGTGATTATAAATCTGTAGTTCAGCAGATATGCGCTTTGTTGCCGGAGGGTGATGTTTCTGCCGAAATTACGGCTGAAGACCCCGCCGAAATGTTGAAACAGGCCCGTGAAATAGCCAAATGGGCACCCAATGTAGTGGTTAAGATACCTGCCACTACTGAAGGGTTGGAGATAATTTCCAAGCTAAGCAAAGAGGGTGTCCGTTTCAATATGACACTCTGTTTTTCGGTTAACCAAGCTTTGCTGGGGGCTTTGGCCGGGGCGGCCTTTGTCAGCCCGTTCGTGGGCAGGCTGGACGACGCCGGGCATGACGGCATGATGCTGATAAATGATATAGTTAATATATATAAGGAATACGGGTTTGAAACCCGTGTGATTGCCGCCAGTATCCGCCATCCGCTTCACTGCACTCAGGCGGCCCAAACCGGGGCAAGCATTGCCACTGTACCCTACAAGGTGCTTATGCAGATGATGAACCACCCGCTGACAGATTCGGGTGTTGCCCGTTTCATGGCTGACTGGAAAAGAGTCCAGAAGTAA
- a CDS encoding CTP synthase, whose product MSKFIFVTGGVVSSVGKGITVASLGNILKSRGLSVSVQKLDPYLNVDPGTMSPYQHGEVFVTQDGAETDLDLGSYERFIDIELTADSTVTSGQVYSEVINKERRGDYLGGTIQVVPHVTQEIKARIQRLADRSKADVVIVEVGGTVGDIEGQPFLEAIRQMRNDTGRDNVLYIHVTLLPYIQSTQELKTKPTQHSVNELRRIGIQPDIIVCRADYPISEGIRDKISLFCDVERKAVIFMPTVSTIYEVPLKLESEGVGDLLVSRLHLNASPSDLSVWRGLVEKIKEPTPTVRIALVGKYVELKDAYYSVRESLCHAAIHNGRDIQIDWVHAEDIEKNGPEEYLKHVQGIIIPGGFGIRGIEGMISAVKYARENGIPYLGLCLGMQVMVIEFARYVLGSDKAHSTEFEPDSPYPVIDLLPEQRGVDSKGGTMRLGNYPCVIQPGTMAGQAYGNNLINERHRHRFEFNNDYRDTLSKAGMLFSGLSPDGKLVEICEVTGHPFMMGSQFHPEFLSRPNRPHPLFREFINAAKKVIRDGEQPSLPLSP is encoded by the coding sequence CCCCTATCTGAACGTGGACCCCGGTACCATGTCCCCCTACCAGCATGGCGAGGTTTTTGTAACCCAAGACGGGGCTGAAACCGACCTTGATCTGGGAAGTTATGAACGCTTTATAGATATCGAACTTACTGCTGATTCCACCGTTACCTCCGGGCAGGTGTATTCCGAGGTTATAAACAAAGAACGCCGGGGTGATTATCTGGGAGGTACCATACAGGTAGTGCCCCATGTTACTCAGGAGATAAAGGCCAGAATACAGCGTCTGGCAGACCGTTCCAAAGCTGATGTGGTGATAGTGGAAGTGGGCGGCACAGTCGGTGATATTGAAGGTCAGCCTTTCCTTGAGGCTATCCGCCAGATGCGGAATGATACCGGCCGGGATAATGTTCTGTATATTCATGTCACCCTGCTTCCTTACATACAGTCCACCCAGGAGCTTAAAACCAAGCCTACCCAGCATAGTGTTAACGAGCTTCGGCGGATAGGTATCCAGCCTGATATTATAGTCTGCCGGGCAGATTACCCTATATCAGAGGGTATCCGAGACAAGATTTCTTTGTTCTGTGACGTAGAACGCAAGGCAGTTATCTTTATGCCTACCGTTTCCACCATATATGAAGTTCCCCTTAAGCTCGAGTCCGAGGGTGTGGGGGATTTGCTGGTCAGCCGTCTTCACCTGAATGCTTCTCCGTCTGACCTCAGCGTCTGGCGCGGGTTGGTGGAAAAGATTAAAGAACCCACCCCGACAGTCAGGATAGCGCTGGTTGGCAAGTATGTGGAACTCAAAGATGCTTATTATTCAGTGCGCGAGTCTCTCTGTCATGCCGCCATTCATAACGGGCGGGATATCCAGATAGACTGGGTACATGCAGAAGATATTGAAAAGAATGGCCCTGAGGAATATTTGAAACATGTTCAGGGCATTATTATACCGGGCGGATTCGGCATAAGAGGTATTGAAGGCATGATAAGTGCCGTCAAGTATGCCCGTGAAAATGGCATACCCTATCTGGGGTTATGTCTGGGTATGCAGGTTATGGTGATTGAATTTGCCCGTTACGTGCTTGGCTCAGACAAAGCTCATTCTACCGAATTTGAACCAGATTCACCTTATCCGGTTATTGACCTCTTGCCGGAGCAGAGGGGAGTGGATTCCAAGGGCGGCACTATGCGTCTGGGCAATTATCCCTGTGTTATCCAGCCGGGTACCATGGCTGGGCAGGCATACGGGAATAACCTGATAAATGAACGTCATCGCCATCGTTTTGAGTTTAACAATGATTATCGTGATACCCTTTCCAAAGCCGGTATGTTATTTAGCGGGTTGTCTCCTGACGGTAAACTGGTAGAAATTTGTGAAGTTACCGGCCACCCCTTTATGATGGGTTCACAGTTTCACCCGGAATTTCTTTCCCGTCCCAACCGTCCCCATCCCTTGTTCCGGGAATTTATAAATGCTGCCAAAAAGGTTATACGTGATGGTGAACAGCCTTCTTTGCCGCTTTCGCCCTAA